One Rhododendron vialii isolate Sample 1 chromosome 2a, ASM3025357v1 genomic region harbors:
- the LOC131315528 gene encoding uncharacterized protein LOC131315528, whose product MVGLRNIEELESDEPIEQYSEEELNWLNSSPSQHTYSPLWGPTNFPYFPPSPPYFTPPLPTTTFPPSPPSFPPYPPASPPQPSSFDLIHFQSARFSRFYPQNEQHEDIVRMPAVDLGYFVQHTIHYRGGGVLDVIPSGRLVTINGLELQREDIKESQAQFLAVLMDEKVQSRDDVLDMLAMSQDSNLRFNSATPEYEDMVDQSVLRSVRVRQSQMEYRGGGLEVIGDASTINGVEIQGLSTTPEPSLIFQTTDSKTVWLGRRGQWAVEFHFRWNWLNIGTFKSASLASEWVIRFMGGKDDLFAFPRLFVNENRSEPPPQLALTSQVENRNEDFGLGCSEAVGNDEVEAVENIGTERTGDDCVMADQLNSECLGKKKTKEKNPVGERRNKKTNGVRIAISPEDISQNKRMRSEDAAKHLKVETVGKWSGGRNKKNAISLEDILRCKEMPQKVAAKHLKVGLSTLKRACRGHGIRIWPPCGEHNQSSPNESPTVVDKEQIPQLKSDKLLPSNQVSTTTSTESVTMKARFGKHTIKFQLSWPFGTEELKQQVKKRLELETGTYYINYKDEDNDDILIGCDEDLQDHISRSSIPGINSIEVFLQPK is encoded by the exons ATGGTTGGGCTTAGGAACATTGAAGAATTGGAATCTGACGAGCCTATTGAACAATATTCCGAGGAGGAGTTGAACTGGTTGAATTCCTCTCCGTCGCAGCACACATATTCCCCTCTCTGGGGCCCCACAAATTTCCCGTATTTCCCTCCGTCGCCCCCGTATTTCACTCCTCCGTTGCCCACAACTACTTTCCCTCCGTCGCCACCGTCTTTCCCTCCGTATCCGCCGGCGTCGCCGCCGCAACCATCCTCGTTCGATTTAATTCATTTTCAGAGTGCACGTTTTTCGAGATTCTATCCACAAAATGAACAGCACGAGGACATCGTTCGCATGCCGGCCGTTGACTTGGGGTATTTTGTGCAGCACACAATTCATTACAGGGGCGGTGGTGTGTTGGATGTGATCCCATCAGGAAGACTTGTAACCATCAACGGGTTGGAACTACAGCGCGAGGACATCAAAGAATCACAGGCCCAATTTCTCGCGGTGTTGATGGATGAAAAAGTTCAGAGCAGGGACGATGTGTTGGATATGCTCGCCATGTCCCAAGATTCAAATTTGAGGTTCAACAGTGCGACACCAGAGTACGAGGACATGGTTGACCAGTCGGTCCTACGCTCCGTGAGAGTGCGCCAGTCCCAAATGGAGTACAGGGGCGGTGGGTTGGAAGTGATCGGGGACGCTTCAACAATCAACGGGGTGGAAATTCAGGGCTTGTCTACGACTCCGGAACCATCGCTTATATTTCAGACCACCGACTCCAAAACAGTGTGGCTGGGACGCCGCGGCCAATGGGCGGTCGAGTTTCATTTCAGGTGGAATTGGCTCAACATCGGCACCTTCAAATCTGCCTCCTTAGCATCTGAATGGGTAATAAGGTTCATGGGAGGGAAGGATGATCTTTTCGCTTTCCCTAGACTCTTCGTAAATGAAAACAGATCAGAACCGCCGCCGCAGTTGGCTCTGACATCACAAGTAGAGAACCGAAATGAGGATTTTGGATTGGGGTGCAGCGAGGCCGTGGGGAATGATGAAGTTGAGGCAGTTGAAAATATTGGTACTGAGAGAACAGGGGATGATTGTGTAATGGCAGATCAGTTGAATTCTGAGtgtttgggaaaaaagaaaacaaaggaaaagaacccagttggagagagaagaaacaagaaaacaaatggaGTTAGAATTGCAATTTCTCCCGAGGATATCTCACAAAATAAGAGAATGCGTAGCGAAGATGCTGCAAAGCATCTCAAAG TTGAGACAGTTGGAAAGTGGAGTGGgggaagaaacaagaaaaatgcaATTTCTTTGGAAGATATCTTACGGTGTAAGGAAATGCCTCAAAAAGTTGCTGCAAAGCATCTTAAAG TTGGCCTATCCACACTGAAGCGAGCTTGTCGAGGGCATGGCATCCGCATTTGGCCACCTTGCGGGGAACACAATCAATCTAGCCCCAACGAATCTCCCACGGTTGTTGATAAAGAGCAAATCCCACAACTGAAGTCTGATAAACTTTTGCCTTCTAATCAAGTCTCAACTACTACTTCCACAGAAAGTGTGACAATGAAGGCAAGATTTGGTAAACATACGATAAAGTTTCAGCTGTCTTGGCCATTCGGCACGGAAGAGCTAAAACAGCAAGTGAAAAAGAGGCTGGAACTCGAGACTGGAACTTATTACATTAACTACAAAGATGAGGACAATGACGATATTTTAATAGGTTGTGATGAGGATTTACAGGATCATATATCCCGTTCTAGCATACCGGGCATCAATTCTATTGAGGTATTTCTTCAGCCAAAGTAG